The Acinonyx jubatus isolate Ajub_Pintada_27869175 chromosome D1, VMU_Ajub_asm_v1.0, whole genome shotgun sequence genome includes a window with the following:
- the TSSC4 gene encoding protein TSSC4 has product MAEAGAGQPLEAEQGTEYDTLPSDTVSLSDSDSDFSLPGSAEMAAVSPGVLPWEAQGDSDPDEPALPLRGRSSASASAQPFHLRDTSSTFSRRSHNIFDCLEGAARQLLPGDSGDSARPPAPSSQPAAEGPGGAGQSPALPKRPPVPDYVAHPERWTKYSLENVAEASEQSNRAAALAFLGSKSLAVPGDYTPSFNQDPSSCGEGRVVFTKPARAGEARPERKRALRKAGEPGGAAPGNLGAAGGEGPVELAHLAGPGSPEAEEQSGAPGDLQDVGLLPGAAPAGSEAGPPVVETVGFHGSRKRSRDHFRNKNRPEAPGAEV; this is encoded by the coding sequence ATGGCTGAGGCAGGGGCAGGACAGCCCCTGGAGGCTGAGCAGGGGACAGAGTATGACACCCTGCCTTCTGACACCGTGTCCCTCAGCGACTCagactctgacttcagcttgCCTGGCAGTGCTGAGATGGCGGCTGTGTCCCCGGGGGTGCTGCCCTGGGAGGCCCAGGGGGACTCAGACCCCGATGAGCCCGCTTTGCCTCTCAGGGGCCGCTCCTCGGCCTCGGCCTCGGCGCAGCCGTTCCACCTGAGGGACACGAGCTCCACCTTCTCCCGGCGCAGCCACAACATATTCGACTGTCTGGAGGGGGCAGCCAGGCAGCTACTGCCCGGTGACAGTGGGGACTCCGCACGGCCACCGGCGCCCTCAAGCCAGCCTGCGGCGGAGGGCCCAGGCGGAGCCGGCCAGAGCCCTGCCCTCCCGAAGCGGCCCCCCGTCCCTGACTATGTGGCCCACCCCGAGCGCTGGACCAAGTACAGCCTGGAAAACGTGGCCGAGGCCAGCGAGCAGAGCAATCGGGCCGCCGCGCTGGCCTTCCTGGGCTCGAAGAGCCTGGCCGTCCCCGGTGACTACACGCCCTCTTTCAACCAGGACCCCTCCAGCTGCGGGGAGGGGAGAGTCGTCTTCACCAAACCGGCCCGGGCGGGCGAAGCCAGACCTGAGAGGAAGAGGGCCTTGAGGAAGGCAGGAGAGCCAGGCGGGGCTGCCCCTGGGAACCTGGGAGCGGCAGGGGGCGAGGGTCCAGTGGAGCTGGCCCACCTGGCGGGGCCTGGGAGCCCCGAGGCTGAGGAGCAGAGCGGCGCCCCCGGGGACCTTCAGGACGTGGGCTTGCTCCCGGGGGCTGCCCCCGCTGGGTCAGAAGCCGGGCCTCCAGTGGTGGAGACCGTTGGCTTCCATGGCAGCAGGAAGCGGAGCAGAGACCATTTCCGGAACAAGAACAGACCCGAGGCCCCGGGTGCTGAGGTCTGA